In one Rhopalosiphum padi isolate XX-2018 chromosome 3, ASM2088224v1, whole genome shotgun sequence genomic region, the following are encoded:
- the LOC132924811 gene encoding piwi-like protein Siwi — protein sequence MENRSRGRGRHCPQRPMLPQPQLQACTSQLRAPRPPIPQQQFQACTSQLRAPRPPIRGNLSVDTSLTHNQKTKVQQVTDELKKMYTDELELVKNEDNQSQLNKTEHKNKPRMQFHSIKQGTSGQPIKLLANYFPIITYTNWCLYQYRVDYNPEEDRISTKRGLLAQHRELLGGYLFDGTMLFSGTRFDPPTFELASTCRLDNKIVIITIKFTNVIETGDYANIQVFNLLLRNCLRHLKLTMIGRNFYDPEAKIDIAQHKLQLWPGYETTIGRYEDNILLCAEISTKVMRQETVLDFFKQCAADRNRNKDWMIHFKSVVIGTTVMTKYNNKTYKIDDIDENSDPNSEFKKKDESKMTYIQYYKEKWNMKICGGKQPMLISKNKRSIRRFGVEDTLVYLVPELCIMTGITDAMRNNFTLMKDMSIHTRVNPKERIDRLTNFANRLLSTPDSVNELKRWNLTLSNKLIELTGRTLQPEPIQSRTVGYNGGIEADWTRHLRSLPMFISATVKKWVILTPKDCYTEVYTFAKNLAKAGQGMSFILPKPDICAMADGKSSTFLSELERVINELNPSLILCVIPSARGDIYSLIKRKLCIDRAVPSQVVLLKNVQKNNLSVCTKIAIQINCKLGGAPWLITIPKKGMMIIGFDVCHDSQRKNISFGALVSTMNDAHTSYFSCVEPHESGEELSVHFATGISKALSKYRNKNGTLPTSIVVYRDGVGEGQISHVYRTEVRLLQTACIQFYGASSVPFAFLIVTKRISSRFFAPTNKGPENPQPGTVIDSVVTDPTKYDFFLVSQHVRQGTVTPTHYQVIEDTLKLPPDIMQRLTFKLTHMYYNWSGTVRVPAPCQLAHKLAFLTGQSLRRSPNIELDELLYFL from the exons ATGAACTAGAACTGGTAAAAAATGAAGACAATCAAAGCCAATTAAACAAAACTGAACACAAAAATAAACCAAGAATGCAATTTCATAGCATAAAACAAG GAACTTCTGGACAACCAATAAAACTATTAGCAAATTATTTTCCCATCATAACATACACAAATTGGTGCTTGTACCAATATCGAGTTGACTATAATCCTGAAGAAGATAGAATTAGTACTAAAAGAGGATTGTTAGCACAACATCGAGAACTTTTAGGCGGATATCTATTTGATGGAACGATGTTATTTTCTGGAACGCGATTTGATCCACca aCTTTCGAACTTGCATCTACTTGTCGCTtggataataaaattgtaataattacaataaaattcacAAATGTAATAGAAACTGGGGATTATGCTAATATTCAAGTTTTCAACTTGCTTTTGCGTAATTGTTTGAGGCATCTTAAACTAACAATGATTGGAAGGAACTTTTATGATCCAGAAGccaaa ATTGATATAGCTCAACACAAACTTCAACTTTGGCCGGGCTATGAAACAACCATTGGCAGGTATgaagataacattttattatgtgcTGAAATATCTACTAAAGTCATGCGTCAAGAGAcagtattagatttttttaaacagtgtGCTGCTGATAGAAACCGAAATAAGGATTGGatg atacacTTTAAAAGTGTTGTTATTGGTACTACAGTAATGACTAAATACAAcaacaaaacatataaaattgacGATATTGATGAAAATTCTGATCCTAattctgaatttaaaaaaaaagatgaatcTAAAATGActtacatacaatattacaaagAA AAATGGAACATGAAAATTTGTGGTGGCAAGCAGCCAATGTTGATTTCCAAAAATAAGAGATCGATACGCAGGTTTGGAGTTGAAGATACACTAGTTTATCTAGTTCCAGAATTATGCATTATGACTGGTATAACAGATGCAATGag AAACAATTTCACGCTTATGAAAGATATGTCCATACATACTCGTGTGAATCCCAAAGAACGCATAGACAGATTGACAAATTTTGCAAATCGTCTTCTTTCTACACCTGac tctgttaatgaattaaaaagatGGAATCTTACATTAAGTAACAAGTTAATTGAACTTACTGGTCGTACATTACAACCAGAACCAATTCAGAGTCGAACTGTAGGATATAACGGTGGTATAGAAGCTGATTGGACAAGACACTTACGCTCATTACCTATGTTCATTTCTGCTACTGTAAAAAAATGGGTTATTTTAACTCCTAAGGACTGCTATACTGAAGTTTATACTTTTGCTAAAAATCTTGCAAAGGCAGGACAAGGGATGTCATTTATATTACCTAAGCCTGacat ATGTGCTATGGCTGATGGAAAATCAAGTACATTTTTGAGCGAACTAGAAAGAGTAATTAATGAATTGAATCCATCATTGATTTTATGTGTTATTCCATCGGCACGTGGTGATATTTATAGTTTGATTAAACGAAAATTATGTATAGATAGAGCAG TACCCTCACAAGTAGTACTATTGAAAAATGtgcaaaaaaacaatttgtcaGTTTGCACAAAAATTGCCattcaaataaattgtaagCTTGGTGGTGCTCCTTGGCTAATTACCATTCCCAAAAAA GGTATGATGATTATTGGTTTTGATGTGTGTCATGACAGTCAAcggaaaaatatatcatttggaGCCTTGGTATCTACAATGAATGATGCTCACACAAGTTATTTCAGTTGTGTGGAGCCTCATGAAAGTGGCGAAGAACTATCTGTTCATTTTGCTACTGGCATAAGTA aggCATTGTCAAAATACCGGAATAAAAATGGCACATTACCTACCTCTATTGTTGTATATAGAGATGGTGTTGGAGAAGGTCAAATATCTCATGTCTATAGAACTGAAGTTAGGCTTTTGCAA actgcttgtatacaattttatggtGCAAGTTCTGTCCCCTTTGCTTTTCTTATAGTAACAAAACGCATAAGTTCAAGGTTTTTTGCTCCTACTAATAAAGGGCCTGAAAACCCCCAACCTGGTACAGTTATTGATAGTGTTGTAACAGACCCAACCAA gTATGATTTTTTCTTAGTTTCTCAACATGTAAGACAGGGTACTGTAACTCCTACACATTATCAAGTGATTGAAGATACGCTTAAACTTCCTCCCGATATAATGCAAAGACTTACATTCAAGTTGACCCATATGTACTACAATTGGTCG GGTACTGTACGAGTTCCTGCTCCATGTCAGCTGGCTCACAAGTTGGCATTCCTCACTGGTCAAAGTCTCAGACGTTCTCCCAACATTGAATTGGACGAATTATTATACTTCTTATAG
- the LOC132924812 gene encoding ATP-dependent RNA helicase vasa-like, giving the protein MEQYIDDESIFDDAFNSNIKFEKCNDTEVKVNGKNIPEAVKQFVSIKNIPKILLSNIRKKKFMRPTPIQKYSIPIILSGRDLMATAQTGSGKTIAFILPIIQKLIIDPVTLVKDRNHCEPQVIIIVPTRELAVQMKMTITKLTRNTGIFSFACYGGIKATYQKSQILRGCHILVATIGRLNSFVQNGVITFSSVRILVLNEVDRMLYDDMKSKIDCILNHFTMPPVMNRQTIMMSATLPDKTQHLAQFYLKKDYLLLAVGIVSSTSINIKQTFYLVNKFEKRDMLTTILKKDSAGTIVFVKRKWVVDYLVTYLNKNNIPSVALHGNHLQHHRKIALSNFHDKKTNVLVATDLASRGLDFKCVNHVINFDMPPRIEEYVQRIGRKGKPETQAISTSFFDPNEDHSLVVPLIKTLALANQEIPNWLVKLRHDANYNDANDVLDQFVGLYISHKPILDNSNDDYEE; this is encoded by the exons ATGGAACAATATATAGATGATGAATCTATTTTTGATGACGCATTCAATTCGAACATAAAGTTCGAAAAATGTAATGATACCGAAGTAAAGGTGAATGGTAAAAACATACCCGAAGCGGTTAAACAGTTTGTGTCTATAaagaatattccaaaaatattattgagtaatATAAGGAAAAAGAAATTTATGCGACCTACGCCAATTCAGAAATACTCTATTCCAATTATTTTATCTGGTAGAGATTTGATGGCCACTGCACAAACTGGTTCAGGAAAAAcg atTGCTTTTATCTTACCAATCATACAAAAATTGATCATTGACCCAGTAACATTAGTAAAAGATAGAAATCATTGTGAACCCCAAGTTATCATAATAGTACCTACGAGAGAATTGGCTGTTCAAATGAAAATGactataacaaaattaacaagGAATACAGGAATTTTTTCGTTTGCTTGTTATGGTGGTATTAAAGCCACTTATCAAAAAAGTCAAATTCTT agaGGTTGTCACATACTTGTAGCCACGATTGGTCGATTAAATTCGTTTGTTCAGAATGGTGTCATAACATTTTCTTCAGTAAGAATTTTGGTTTTGAATGAAGTTGATAGGATGTTATATGACGACATGAAATCAAAGattgattgtattttaaatcattttacaaTGCCACCTGTC aTGAATAGACAGACAATTATGATGTCAGCAACTTTACCAGATAAAACTCAGCATTTAGCACAATTCTATTTAAAgaaagattatttattattggcaGTTGGTATTGTTAGTAGCacttcaattaatattaaacaaacctTTTACTTggttaataaatttgaaaaacgtGACATGTTAactacaattttgaaaaaag ATTCAGCAGGAACTATAGTATTTGTAAAACGTAAATGGGTAGTAGACTATCTTGTTACAtacctaaacaaaaataatataccatcaGTAGCTTTACATGGTAATCATTTACAACATCACAGAAAAATTGCATTAAGTAATTTTCATGACAAAAAGACGAATGTACTTGTGGCCACAGATTTAGCTTCAAGAGGTTTag ATTTTAAATGTGTGAACcatgtaattaattttgatatgcCACCAAGAATTGAAGAGTATGTGCAAAGAATTGGACGTAAAGGTAAACCGGAAACTCAAGCAATTTCTACTTCTTTCTTTGATCCTAATGAAGATCATTCATTGGTAGTACCGCTTATAAAAACTCTAGCATTG GCAAATCAAGAAATACCTAATTGGTTAGTAAAACTAAGACATGATGCCAATTATAATGATGCTAATGATGTTTTAGATCAATTTGTAGGCTTATACATAAGCCAT AAACCAATTTTAGACAATTCAAATGACGACTACGaagaatag